A stretch of the bacterium genome encodes the following:
- a CDS encoding triose-phosphate isomerase: protein MRRYLVAGNWKMNLGPAAGRELAAGVAERLRGRNLRGDVLVCPPYVTIPAVAGPADGNPLLLGAQNCGDQDGGAFTGEVAPSMLKEAGVQYVIIAHSERRQYQREDDDLFVRKINLLHAAGLKAIFCYGELLGERKAGREREVVQKQLEGVLPRLEFADPYNTVLAYEPVWAIGTGETATAVQAQEMHAWSREIVARLLGAGPASHMRILYGGSCKASNACELFGQTDVDGGLIGGASLKVDDFVGIVEGAEAAIG from the coding sequence ATGCGTCGCTATCTTGTCGCCGGCAACTGGAAGATGAACCTCGGGCCGGCCGCCGGTCGTGAACTGGCTGCCGGCGTGGCGGAACGTCTGCGTGGGCGTAACCTGCGCGGCGACGTCCTGGTGTGCCCGCCGTACGTGACTATTCCTGCGGTTGCAGGCCCCGCCGACGGGAACCCGCTGCTGCTGGGCGCGCAGAACTGCGGCGACCAGGACGGCGGCGCCTTCACCGGCGAAGTGGCGCCCTCGATGCTGAAGGAGGCGGGCGTCCAGTACGTCATCATCGCCCACAGCGAGCGCCGCCAGTACCAGCGCGAGGACGACGACCTCTTCGTGCGCAAGATCAACCTGCTGCACGCCGCCGGCCTGAAGGCCATCTTCTGCTACGGCGAACTGCTGGGCGAACGCAAGGCTGGACGCGAGCGCGAGGTCGTCCAGAAGCAGCTCGAGGGCGTGCTCCCGCGCCTGGAATTCGCCGACCCGTACAACACGGTGCTGGCGTACGAACCGGTGTGGGCCATTGGCACGGGCGAGACGGCCACGGCGGTCCAGGCCCAGGAGATGCACGCCTGGTCGCGCGAGATCGTGGCCCGCCTGCTCGGCGCCGGCCCCGCTTCGCACATGCGGATCCTCTACGGCGGCAGCTGCAAGGCGAGCAATGCCTGCGAGCTGTTCGGCCAGACGGATGTCGACGGCGGCCTGATCGGCGGCGCCAGCCTGAAGGTCGATGACTTCGTCGGGATCGTCGAAGGCGCCGAAGCGGCCATCGGCTGA